In Xanthomonas sacchari, a genomic segment contains:
- a CDS encoding cold-shock protein, translating into MSDRQNGIVKWFNDAKGFGFITPESGPDLFVHFRAIQGTGFKSLQEGQKVTFVAVQGQKGMQADQVQAV; encoded by the coding sequence ATGTCTGACCGTCAGAACGGTATCGTGAAGTGGTTCAATGATGCCAAGGGCTTCGGCTTCATCACCCCGGAAAGCGGCCCGGACCTGTTCGTGCACTTCCGTGCGATCCAGGGCACCGGCTTCAAGTCGCTGCAGGAAGGCCAGAAAGTGACCTTCGTCGCCGTGCAGGGCCAGAAGGGTATGCAGGCTGACCAGGTGCAGGCCGTCTAA
- a CDS encoding glutathione S-transferase family protein — MITVHHLNQSRSQRVLWLLEELALPYQVIKYQRDPKTMLAPPELRAIHPLGKSPVLVDDGHVLAESGAILDYLVDRYDTGCTLSPAPQPLDSPERLRYRYWMHYAEGSAMPPLLMSLVFGRIRSAKMPFFARPIAKAIVDKAMRGFVGPQLRLHLDWMERELAATGWFAGDRFTAADVQMSFPVQAAAARIGLQAHPHLAGFVQRIEQRPAYQRALQQGGPFELLGGADG; from the coding sequence ATGATCACCGTGCATCACCTCAACCAGTCCAGGTCGCAGCGCGTGCTGTGGTTGCTGGAGGAACTGGCGCTGCCGTACCAGGTGATCAAGTACCAGCGCGACCCCAAGACCATGCTGGCACCGCCGGAACTGCGCGCGATCCACCCGCTGGGCAAGTCGCCGGTGCTGGTGGACGACGGCCACGTGCTGGCCGAGTCCGGGGCGATCCTCGACTATCTGGTGGACCGCTACGACACCGGCTGCACCCTGTCGCCGGCGCCGCAGCCGCTGGATTCGCCCGAGCGCCTGCGCTACCGCTACTGGATGCACTACGCGGAAGGCTCGGCGATGCCGCCGCTGCTGATGAGCCTGGTGTTCGGGCGGATCCGCTCGGCGAAGATGCCGTTCTTCGCCCGGCCGATCGCCAAGGCCATTGTCGACAAGGCGATGCGCGGCTTCGTCGGGCCACAGCTGCGCCTGCACCTGGACTGGATGGAGCGCGAGCTGGCGGCCACCGGCTGGTTCGCCGGCGACCGCTTCACCGCCGCGGACGTGCAGATGAGCTTCCCGGTGCAGGCCGCGGCGGCGCGCATCGGCCTGCAGGCGCATCCGCACCTGGCCGGGTTCGTGCAGCGGATCGAACAGCGCCCCGCCTACCAACGCGCGTTGCAGCAGGGCGGCCCGTTCGAACTGCTCGGCGGTGCGGACGGCTGA
- a CDS encoding alpha/beta hydrolase → MSDRPFPPRWPRNVLIAVSSLLVSACSSLFFGGLNASSSRNGLSEQRGIVYDAAHGLALDVYRPAGVQHAPVVVFFHGGTWKTGNRQNYRWAGEALARHGVVAIVPDYRKYPQVTLDGFMRDAAAAVAWSQRHAADYGGDPQRLVLMGHSAGAHIAALLATDGHWLQAQGLSPRQLCGLVGLAGPYDFLPLTDPDLIGMFGQDPAQQKRSQPVTFVDGDEPPALLLHGDADTVVAPHNSQSLQAALQRAGVPATLKTYPGVGHMRLVLALRKDDPALPVMADSIAFVRACPARPAAR, encoded by the coding sequence ATGTCCGACCGTCCGTTTCCGCCACGCTGGCCCCGCAACGTCCTGATCGCCGTGTCCTCGCTGCTGGTCTCGGCCTGCAGCAGCCTGTTCTTCGGCGGCCTCAACGCCAGTTCCTCGCGCAACGGCCTCAGCGAGCAGCGCGGCATCGTCTACGACGCCGCGCATGGCCTGGCGCTGGACGTGTACCGCCCGGCCGGGGTGCAGCACGCGCCGGTGGTGGTGTTCTTCCACGGCGGCACCTGGAAGACCGGCAACCGCCAGAACTACCGCTGGGCCGGCGAAGCGCTGGCGCGGCACGGCGTGGTCGCGATCGTGCCGGACTACCGCAAGTACCCGCAGGTGACCCTGGACGGCTTCATGCGCGACGCCGCCGCCGCGGTCGCCTGGAGCCAGCGCCATGCCGCCGACTACGGCGGCGACCCGCAACGGCTGGTGCTGATGGGCCACTCCGCCGGCGCGCACATCGCCGCGCTGCTGGCCACCGACGGCCACTGGCTGCAGGCACAGGGCCTGTCGCCACGGCAGTTGTGCGGCCTGGTCGGCCTGGCCGGCCCCTACGATTTCCTGCCGCTGACCGACCCGGACCTGATCGGCATGTTCGGCCAGGACCCGGCGCAGCAAAAGCGTTCGCAGCCGGTGACGTTCGTCGACGGCGACGAGCCGCCGGCGCTGCTGCTGCACGGCGACGCCGACACGGTGGTGGCACCGCACAACAGCCAGTCGCTGCAGGCCGCGCTGCAGCGCGCCGGGGTGCCGGCGACACTGAAGACCTATCCCGGCGTCGGCCACATGCGCCTGGTGCTGGCGCTGCGCAAGGACGACCCGGCACTGCCGGTCATGGCCGACAGCATCGCCTTCGTGCGCGCCTGCCCGGCGCGTCCGGCCGCTCGCTGA